One window of Acidobacteriota bacterium genomic DNA carries:
- a CDS encoding cytochrome c-type biogenesis protein CcmH: protein MTRLRGWMVWMMVFGSVAVGATDPEREAREIEDLLMAPCCFRQQVSVHQSPTANEVRRDIRARLAKGENREVILAAYVAEHGPGVLVVPPAHGSNLVLYVLPPLALVGSVLLIVGVIRRFSAPGETTAPPEARPAADDRALNEQLTDDLRDLD, encoded by the coding sequence ATGACACGGCTGCGCGGCTGGATGGTCTGGATGATGGTCTTCGGCAGCGTCGCGGTGGGCGCAACCGACCCTGAACGGGAGGCCCGCGAGATCGAGGACCTGCTGATGGCGCCCTGCTGCTTCCGGCAGCAGGTCTCTGTGCATCAGTCACCCACGGCCAACGAGGTGCGTCGCGACATTCGGGCCCGGTTGGCGAAGGGCGAGAATCGAGAGGTCATCCTTGCCGCGTATGTCGCCGAGCATGGCCCTGGAGTCCTCGTGGTGCCGCCGGCGCACGGCAGCAACCTCGTGCTGTACGTATTGCCGCCGCTGGCACTCGTGGGTAGCGTCCTCCTGATCGTCGGCGTGATTCGCCGCTTCAGCGCGCCGGGTGAGACTACGGCCCCTCCCGAAGCGCGCCCGGCAGCAGACGACCGCGCGCTCAACGAACAACTGACCGACGACCTTCGAGACCTTGACTAG